One Paenibacillus crassostreae DNA segment encodes these proteins:
- a CDS encoding helix-turn-helix transcriptional regulator, translating to MAYLLGECLLLDRLKERNMTQSKFARFMGCSRQFVSQLVAGEAFMTLEFAINAAYILECKTTDFYILKTGKPKRRNRKE from the coding sequence ATGGCATATCTCCTCGGGGAGTGCCTGTTACTAGATCGGTTAAAAGAAAGAAATATGACCCAGTCTAAATTCGCTCGGTTCATGGGATGTTCGCGTCAGTTCGTTAGTCAGCTCGTTGCCGGAGAAGCTTTCATGACTCTGGAGTTTGCTATAAACGCCGCTTATATTCTTGAGTGTAAGACAACTGACTTCTACATATTAAAGACGGGCAAACCGAAAAGACGTAACAGGAAAGAGTAG
- a CDS encoding helix-turn-helix domain-containing protein, translating into MDKKLLGEAIRKKRKERKMKQYELSEETGLSRNYISDIENGRYMPSVDSLSKLAVCLSIDLNTLLMSEIQDKNIVSV; encoded by the coding sequence ATGGATAAAAAACTTCTCGGTGAAGCTATCAGGAAAAAGCGAAAAGAAAGAAAGATGAAACAGTACGAACTGTCTGAAGAGACTGGATTATCCCGCAATTATATCTCCGACATCGAAAACGGAAGATATATGCCAAGCGTTGATTCTCTATCTAAGTTAGCCGTATGTCTTAGTATCGACTTAAACACGTTATTGATGTCGGAAATACAAGATAAAAATATTGTATCCGTGTAG
- a CDS encoding YolD-like family protein, whose protein sequence is MSKRLEGNGLYESMRMIIPQHKEAVIKQAQEIHRRKKPNLDEQQWETVERAIGESLNEHATITLQVYGPFENKELRGIVESANIYRQEIKFIFDGEWEWIKFENIISAEV, encoded by the coding sequence ATGAGTAAAAGACTTGAGGGAAATGGACTGTATGAATCAATGCGGATGATTATCCCACAGCACAAAGAAGCAGTTATAAAGCAAGCGCAGGAGATTCACAGAAGGAAGAAACCAAACTTAGATGAACAACAATGGGAAACAGTAGAACGAGCGATTGGCGAATCTTTAAATGAGCATGCAACTATTACGCTCCAGGTATATGGACCGTTCGAGAATAAGGAGCTAAGAGGGATAGTTGAATCGGCTAATATATACCGCCAAGAGATCAAGTTCATATTCGATGGTGAGTGGGAATGGATTAAATTCGAAAATATCATATCAGCTGAGGTGTAA
- a CDS encoding helix-turn-helix domain-containing protein, whose amino-acid sequence MSIGKNIKEFRKQNKLTQVELAKKANMSRSYLADIEGDRYNPSLETLRTVADALGVSTSNILDGKESLGHFIKSNREALGLSASNVAERVGINETQLLRIENEERDYFLNSQIIRRLAGVLDISYTQLFEISGFLSDFSEQEKNEFLSGLYKQDYLNEQLRSTFELFDFSGGETEELMQEFIDELSKIITSSKKKITFSFHLTEQKNYQELINKISDIDDIPFKSNIIELLSSLASKYHIAYSANPLPFKSEREFVGNIDLSDKQLTEKYTIVVDGRELTEKEMRKVIGLVRMEREFEEE is encoded by the coding sequence ATGTCTATTGGTAAGAATATTAAGGAATTTAGAAAACAAAATAAGCTAACTCAAGTCGAGCTAGCTAAGAAAGCTAATATGTCCAGATCTTACCTAGCTGACATTGAGGGAGATCGGTATAACCCAAGTTTAGAAACATTGAGAACTGTGGCTGATGCTTTAGGGGTGAGTACTTCAAATATACTTGATGGGAAGGAATCTCTAGGGCATTTCATTAAAAGTAATCGTGAAGCTTTAGGGCTTTCTGCTTCTAACGTAGCAGAAAGAGTAGGCATAAATGAAACCCAACTTTTACGAATTGAAAATGAAGAGAGAGATTACTTTCTTAACTCACAGATAATTAGAAGATTAGCTGGGGTCCTTGATATTTCCTATACTCAGCTGTTCGAAATTTCTGGTTTTTTGTCTGATTTCTCCGAACAGGAGAAGAATGAGTTTTTATCAGGCTTATACAAGCAAGACTACTTAAACGAGCAGCTTCGCAGTACTTTTGAATTGTTTGACTTTTCCGGAGGAGAAACCGAAGAGTTGATGCAGGAATTTATTGACGAGCTATCCAAAATTATTACATCATCAAAGAAGAAGATCACCTTTAGTTTTCATCTGACTGAACAAAAGAACTATCAGGAACTCATCAATAAGATTTCTGACATCGATGATATCCCATTCAAATCAAATATAATAGAATTGTTATCTTCCCTTGCAAGCAAATACCATATAGCATATTCAGCAAACCCCCTCCCTTTTAAAAGCGAGAGAGAGTTTGTTGGAAATATAGACTTGTCTGATAAACAATTAACTGAGAAGTACACTATAGTTGTTGACGGACGGGAATTGACTGAAAAGGAAATGCGGAAAGTAATTGGTCTTGTTCGGATGGAACGGGAGTTTGAAGAAGAATAG
- a CDS encoding Ltp family lipoprotein: MKKPVYKKWWFWVGIFIVIGIIGNMGEKSDTTASEPTTTQAKNTVVDEAEKKADDTAKLEADQAAKDKADQEAKDKADAEAKVAAEELAEKEAQAKEDSIPREHKSALIKAELYAETMHMSKAGTYDQLTSEYGENFPPEAAQYAIDNIVFDWKESALKKAQTYAESMSMSDSAIYDQLISEYGEKFTAEEAQYAIDNLE, from the coding sequence TTGAAGAAACCAGTTTATAAAAAATGGTGGTTTTGGGTCGGTATCTTTATTGTGATCGGAATTATAGGGAACATGGGCGAAAAATCAGATACTACAGCAAGCGAACCAACGACTACCCAAGCCAAAAACACCGTTGTTGATGAAGCGGAGAAAAAGGCTGATGACACTGCTAAACTAGAAGCAGATCAAGCGGCCAAAGATAAGGCAGATCAAGAAGCTAAAGATAAAGCCGATGCCGAAGCCAAGGTTGCTGCTGAAGAATTAGCTGAAAAGGAAGCCCAGGCAAAAGAGGATAGTATCCCTAGGGAACATAAATCAGCTTTAATCAAAGCGGAATTATATGCAGAAACTATGCACATGTCAAAGGCAGGTACTTACGATCAGTTGACTTCTGAATATGGAGAGAATTTCCCTCCAGAAGCCGCTCAATATGCTATTGATAACATTGTATTCGATTGGAAAGAAAGTGCATTAAAAAAGGCGCAAACATATGCAGAATCTATGAGTATGTCAGACTCGGCTATTTACGATCAATTAATTTCGGAATACGGGGAAAAATTCACTGCGGAAGAAGCACAATACGCGATAGATAATTTAGAATAA